Below is a genomic region from Amycolatopsis sp. 195334CR.
AGGGTGAGGGTGAACGCCGCCCCGGCACCCGGTTCGTCGCGCACGGTGATCCGGCCGTCGTGCATGAGCGCGTTCTCCCGCGCGATGGCCAGGCCCAGTCCGCTGCCCTCGGTGTACGCCCGCGCCTGGTCACCGCGGACGAACCGGTCGAAGATCACCGCGGCGAGTTCGTCCGGGACCCCCGGCCCGTGATCGGTGACCGTCACCGACACCTCCTCGGGGGCCGTGCCGTCGATGGTCACGCGCACCGGCGGGGCCCCGTGGTGCTCGGCGTTGCTGAGCAGGTTGCGCACGATGGTGTGCAACCGGCGGGCGTCACCCTGGACCGTCGTGTCCCCGGCGGCTTCCGAGGTGACCCCGGCGCTCGACGGAACCATCTCCGCGGCGTCGGCCACCAGTTCCGCGAGATCGATCGGCTCCGGCCGGAAGTCGGCCACGCCCGCGTCGATCCGGGAGATCTCCAGCAGGTCCTCGACCAGCGTGCTGAGCCGCCGGATCTGGGTGCCCAGCAGTTCGACCGACCGGTCCCGGTCGCGGTGGTCCGGGTTGCTCAGGCTGTCGGTGAGCGCGACCAGCGAGGCCAGCGGCGTGCGCAGGTCGTGCGCGACGTCGGCGACGAACCGGCGTTGCTGCACGTCCTTGCGGCGGAGTTCGTCGATGGACTCGCCCAGCCGCCCGGCCATGGTGTTGAACGAACGCGCGAGCTCGGCGAGTTCGTCGTGCCCGTGCACCGGCAGCCGGGTCTGCAGCTTGCCCGCACCGAGCCGCCTGGCCGCCGAGGCCGCGGTCCGCAGGGGGCGCTGGATGCGCCGCGCGGTCAGCAGCGCGATGGCGGCCGCCGAGACCGCGACCACCAGGGTGAGCACGATGAGCTGGGTGCGCAGGCCGGCGATCTCGCGGTCCAGGCCGGCGGTGCTGTAGAACTCCGCGAGCACGATGCCGGGGGCGATCGCGCCCGCCACCACCAGGTAGGACCCGTCGTCCCCCTGGTAGGCGTAGGTGACCGCCGGGGCCTGCATGTCCCTGGCCTCGTCGATCCGGTCGACCGGGAGCTGGCCGGGCTGCCAGCCGGTGTTCCCGAGCACCGGGACGTACCGGCCGTCGCGCTCGGCGGACTTGCCCGGCGCGAAGTGCAGCAGCGACCAGGTGAGCCCGAGCCGTCCCTCCATGAAGCTCGCCGCCGCGCGCACCGGGCAGCCGGCGGGATCCTCGTCGCGGCAGGGGGTGAGGTGCTGGCGGGCCTGCTGGATGTCGGAGTTGAAGCCGATGGTCGCCGAGGTGGTGAACCGGTCGGTGGCCGAGGAGACCTGCGTGGTGTAGACCACCACGGCCATCACCGCGGAAGCGCCCACAGTGGACAGCACCACGGTGATGGCGATCTTGGCGGCGAGGCCGAGCCGCCACCTCACGGCTTGACCAGCCGGTAACCGAGTCCGCGCACGGTGCGCAGCA
It encodes:
- a CDS encoding HAMP domain-containing sensor histidine kinase; translation: MRWRLGLAAKIAITVVLSTVGASAVMAVVVYTTQVSSATDRFTTSATIGFNSDIQQARQHLTPCRDEDPAGCPVRAAASFMEGRLGLTWSLLHFAPGKSAERDGRYVPVLGNTGWQPGQLPVDRIDEARDMQAPAVTYAYQGDDGSYLVVAGAIAPGIVLAEFYSTAGLDREIAGLRTQLIVLTLVVAVSAAAIALLTARRIQRPLRTAASAARRLGAGKLQTRLPVHGHDELAELARSFNTMAGRLGESIDELRRKDVQQRRFVADVAHDLRTPLASLVALTDSLSNPDHRDRDRSVELLGTQIRRLSTLVEDLLEISRIDAGVADFRPEPIDLAELVADAAEMVPSSAGVTSEAAGDTTVQGDARRLHTIVRNLLSNAEHHGAPPVRVTIDGTAPEEVSVTVTDHGPGVPDELAAVIFDRFVRGDQARAYTEGSGLGLAIARENALMHDGRITVRDEPGAGAAFTLTLPR